The following proteins are co-located in the Hydrogenispora ethanolica genome:
- the kduI gene encoding 5-dehydro-4-deoxy-D-glucuronate isomerase: MEVRSGANPQDFKNYTTERIREDFLIQDLFVSGEIKLVYSQIDRIITGAACPVAPLTLEAGAELRAAYFLERREMGIINIGPKGTVSVDGQPYELDSRDGLYIGKGAKEIVFTSADPQAPAKFYFNSAPAHQTYPTRKILLSETAAQHLGSLNESNERTIHKYIHPDGVKSCQLVMGMTILEPGNMWNTMPCHTHDRRMEVYLYFNIPDDAVVFHLMGEPGETRHVVMRNEQAVISPSWSIHSGVGTKNYTFIWGMVGENQVFSDMDAVPMSQLK, translated from the coding sequence ATGGAAGTACGCAGTGGGGCAAACCCGCAGGATTTTAAGAACTACACCACGGAACGGATCCGGGAGGATTTCCTGATCCAAGACCTGTTCGTGTCGGGCGAAATCAAGCTGGTCTACAGCCAGATCGACCGGATCATCACCGGCGCGGCCTGCCCGGTCGCTCCCTTGACCCTGGAGGCCGGCGCGGAGCTCAGGGCCGCTTATTTCCTGGAACGGCGCGAAATGGGGATCATCAATATCGGCCCGAAGGGGACGGTCAGCGTCGACGGCCAGCCATACGAGCTGGACTCGCGGGACGGCCTCTACATCGGGAAAGGCGCCAAGGAGATCGTCTTTACCAGCGCCGATCCGCAGGCGCCCGCCAAATTCTATTTTAACAGCGCGCCGGCGCACCAGACCTATCCCACCCGGAAGATTCTGCTCAGCGAGACCGCTGCCCAGCACCTGGGCTCCCTGAACGAGTCCAACGAACGGACCATCCACAAATACATCCATCCCGACGGCGTCAAAAGCTGTCAGCTGGTCATGGGAATGACCATCCTGGAGCCGGGCAACATGTGGAACACCATGCCTTGTCACACCCATGACCGGCGGATGGAGGTCTACCTGTATTTCAACATTCCCGACGACGCGGTGGTCTTCCACCTCATGGGCGAGCCGGGTGAGACCCGCCACGTCGTGATGCGCAACGAGCAAGCGGTGATCAGCCCCAGCTGGTCGATTCACTCGGGTGTGGGCACCAAGAACTACACTTTCATCTGGGGAATGGTCGGCGAGAACCAGGTCTTCTCGGACATGGACGCCGTTCCGATGAGCCAATTGAAATAG
- the kduD gene encoding 2-dehydro-3-deoxy-D-gluconate 5-dehydrogenase KduD: MILDQFKLDGKVAIVTGCSTGLGQGICLALAEAGATVVGVDYVAAPETQKRLEELGGKCLMLVANLLTLEPLEGILRQTLEAFGRLDILVNNAGIIRRNDALEFSEKDWDDVLNINLKTVFFFSQLAAKQFVKQGSKGKIINIASMLSYQGGIRVPSYTASKSGVMGITRAMANEWAKYHININAIAPGYMATNNTAPLRADEGRSSEILGRIPAGRWGTPDDLKGVALLLASDAGDYINGFTIAVDGGWLAR; encoded by the coding sequence ATGATTTTAGACCAATTTAAGCTGGACGGCAAGGTAGCGATCGTCACCGGTTGCAGCACCGGTCTGGGACAGGGGATCTGCCTGGCCCTGGCCGAGGCCGGCGCGACGGTGGTGGGAGTCGATTACGTGGCGGCCCCCGAGACCCAAAAACGCCTTGAGGAACTGGGCGGCAAATGCCTGATGCTGGTGGCCAACCTGTTGACCCTGGAGCCGCTGGAGGGGATCCTCCGCCAGACGCTGGAGGCGTTCGGGCGGCTGGATATTCTGGTCAACAACGCCGGCATCATCCGGCGCAACGACGCCCTGGAGTTTTCGGAGAAGGACTGGGACGACGTGCTCAACATCAACCTGAAGACGGTCTTCTTCTTCAGTCAGCTGGCGGCCAAACAATTCGTCAAACAGGGTTCCAAGGGCAAGATCATCAATATCGCCTCGATGCTGTCCTATCAGGGCGGGATCCGGGTTCCCTCCTACACCGCCAGCAAGAGCGGAGTGATGGGCATCACCCGGGCCATGGCCAACGAATGGGCGAAGTACCACATCAATATCAACGCCATCGCCCCGGGCTACATGGCCACCAACAATACCGCGCCGTTGCGCGCCGACGAGGGACGCAGCAGCGAGATTCTGGGCCGGATTCCGGCGGGCCGCTGGGGCACTCCCGATGACCTGAAAGGCGTGGCTTTGCTGCTCGCCTCTGACGCCGGGGACTACATCAACGGGTTCACCATCGCGGTGGACGGCGGCTGGCTGGCGCGGTAA
- a CDS encoding bacterial Ig-like domain-containing protein, which produces MKKNLILSIVSVLLLLAVACGGVPVASAPPGETWQSSIFGSSTTASSAVNQITVNADQSVTIESTGNGGKISSTVEGIAFYHTPLDSAKPFQLTAKVKVESYTNASQVSFGIMLRDTVGVNGDSSGHASNFVAVGALAGKMQAFYRKGTLLVNPAITLVDAPAQAGNQFILRLIKTADNQCVVSCGSQTAVIDSAGFFSGSQFYLGLFAARNAKVTFSDIELLTTVANVAVSSRPARTEYLTGQALDLSGLGVTATEAGGAVKTLTAKDYVVTGFDNNAAGTQNLTVHYGGKTASFQVNVVALACTAMDIAYEPAKTTYYLNDRFDPAGMVINGTFNTGAVRPLDPAEYTLSGFDSATPGKKTVIAALKADPAKTASFTVTVKPAALLDLEIRKPPEKTRYFLGESLDLDGMVVYAKYSDRTEARLTKDEYAASALDAATPGEKEVALSHKGKTAILKVTVKAKELTGIQVTKYPKTTYWIGQSFDAAGLEVSKVYDNLDREVLPAGEYAIDSSALDSARTGVYPIRIVPKDGRLAPLTLPVTVRENMAYTWKTIRFGQSTSETRNYATVKENGNVELVALEGGGKVTGDHDGITFYYTEIDGQKDNFVLSADIQVKAYAKNPHDGQESFGIMARDAIGKPGDSSIFASNIAAVGGHSGGTGNPNGTQLFIRTGITSPDGAGSKGVQRKMLLNEKPEPGNTHPAKPYRLTLARTNSGFTGRLNNGAAELFFQPDILKVQDSKIYVGFYAARLATIEVSNIQFTVTAAETDAPKVDPPKEKIVPGLEILSPDKTSKTTYPLLVRANVDGIVTVKKGNRVIARDKAVAAGQILTVPAAIAAGATTPFSVAFLPEDTQYLTSYEKIVKNFTVTRRSYAPNGDIYVSPRGSGAGTGTESAPLDLDTAIEFVREGQTIILLDGQYLRSSKLEIKKYNDGTAGAMKYLVAAPGARPVIDFNKKSEGVLLSGDYWHVKGIDFARSAANTKGFTIGGNHNIVELCNFYQHGDTGLQISRTDLTLENLSDWPSHNLILNCTSYDNRDPSDNNADGFAAKLTAGVGNVFRGCISHHNIDDGWDLYTKAGSGAIGTVLIEGCIAYANGALTDGTVGRGDKNGFKLGGEGIAVPHVIRNSLAFGNGAVGFTSNSNPAVQALDCVSYDNGRANLEFTSYPGIPLQFVIRNFVSYRSGAGGSDSYPAFAADQSNYFWNGSASVNQSGTVLNPAIFAGLTPSLPYQRDAEGNIIWGDFLKIKR; this is translated from the coding sequence ATGAAGAAAAATTTGATCCTGAGCATCGTGTCGGTGTTGCTCCTGCTGGCGGTCGCCTGCGGCGGAGTGCCGGTGGCGAGCGCGCCGCCCGGCGAGACCTGGCAATCCAGCATCTTTGGGAGCAGTACCACGGCTTCCTCCGCCGTCAATCAGATCACGGTGAATGCCGATCAAAGCGTGACCATCGAAAGCACCGGGAACGGCGGCAAGATCTCCAGCACCGTGGAAGGGATCGCCTTTTACCATACGCCGCTGGACTCGGCCAAACCGTTTCAGCTCACCGCCAAAGTCAAGGTGGAGAGCTATACCAACGCCAGCCAGGTATCGTTCGGGATAATGCTCCGGGACACCGTGGGCGTCAACGGCGACAGCTCGGGCCATGCCTCCAATTTCGTGGCGGTGGGCGCCCTGGCAGGCAAAATGCAGGCCTTCTACAGGAAAGGAACCCTGCTGGTCAATCCGGCGATAACGCTGGTGGACGCGCCGGCGCAGGCGGGGAACCAATTCATCCTGCGGCTGATCAAGACGGCCGATAACCAATGCGTCGTCAGCTGCGGTTCCCAGACCGCGGTCATCGACAGCGCCGGCTTCTTTAGCGGCAGCCAATTCTACCTCGGCCTTTTTGCGGCCCGCAATGCCAAGGTTACCTTTTCCGATATTGAACTGCTCACGACGGTGGCGAACGTCGCCGTTTCCAGCCGCCCCGCCAGGACCGAGTATCTGACCGGGCAGGCGCTGGATCTGAGCGGCTTGGGAGTGACGGCGACCGAGGCCGGCGGCGCCGTGAAGACGCTGACCGCCAAGGATTATGTCGTGACCGGCTTTGACAATAACGCCGCGGGAACGCAGAATCTGACGGTTCACTACGGCGGAAAGACCGCTAGCTTCCAGGTGAACGTGGTCGCTTTGGCCTGCACCGCGATGGACATTGCCTACGAACCGGCCAAGACCACTTATTATTTAAACGATCGCTTTGATCCGGCCGGGATGGTCATCAACGGCACCTTCAACACCGGAGCCGTCCGGCCGCTCGATCCCGCCGAATATACCCTGTCCGGCTTCGATAGCGCCACGCCGGGGAAAAAGACGGTCATCGCCGCCCTGAAGGCCGATCCCGCCAAAACGGCCAGCTTCACGGTGACTGTCAAACCCGCCGCGCTGCTGGACCTGGAGATCCGCAAGCCGCCGGAGAAGACGCGTTATTTCCTCGGCGAATCATTGGACCTGGACGGGATGGTGGTCTACGCCAAATACAGCGACCGCACGGAAGCGCGGCTCACCAAGGATGAATACGCGGCGTCCGCGTTGGATGCCGCAACTCCGGGGGAGAAGGAAGTCGCCCTTTCCCATAAAGGCAAAACCGCCATCCTGAAAGTAACGGTGAAAGCCAAGGAGCTCACCGGCATCCAGGTGACCAAGTATCCGAAAACCACCTATTGGATCGGCCAGTCCTTTGACGCCGCGGGCCTGGAAGTCTCCAAGGTCTACGACAACCTGGACCGGGAGGTTCTGCCCGCCGGAGAATACGCCATTGATTCATCGGCGTTGGATTCGGCGCGGACCGGCGTTTACCCGATCCGGATCGTTCCCAAAGACGGCCGGCTCGCGCCGCTTACGCTCCCGGTGACGGTAAGGGAGAATATGGCCTATACTTGGAAGACCATCCGCTTCGGCCAGTCGACATCGGAGACCCGGAATTATGCGACGGTGAAAGAGAACGGGAACGTCGAGCTGGTAGCGCTGGAGGGCGGCGGAAAAGTAACCGGCGACCATGACGGCATCACGTTCTATTATACGGAGATTGACGGGCAGAAGGATAACTTCGTGTTATCCGCCGATATCCAGGTCAAAGCCTACGCCAAGAACCCGCATGACGGCCAGGAATCCTTCGGCATCATGGCCCGGGACGCCATCGGCAAGCCCGGCGATTCCAGCATCTTCGCCTCCAATATCGCGGCGGTCGGCGGACACAGCGGCGGAACCGGGAATCCCAACGGCACCCAGCTGTTCATCCGGACCGGGATCACCTCTCCCGACGGCGCGGGCAGCAAGGGCGTGCAGCGCAAGATGCTCCTCAATGAGAAGCCGGAACCGGGGAATACTCATCCCGCCAAACCCTACCGGTTGACCCTGGCCAGAACCAACAGCGGTTTTACCGGGAGATTGAACAACGGCGCCGCGGAACTGTTCTTCCAGCCGGATATCTTAAAAGTCCAGGATTCTAAGATTTACGTAGGTTTTTATGCCGCGCGCCTGGCGACGATCGAAGTGAGCAATATTCAATTTACGGTCACCGCGGCCGAGACCGACGCTCCGAAGGTGGACCCTCCCAAAGAAAAGATCGTGCCCGGGCTGGAAATCCTATCGCCGGATAAAACCTCCAAGACCACGTATCCGCTGTTGGTCCGGGCCAATGTGGACGGCATTGTCACGGTGAAAAAAGGGAACCGGGTCATCGCCCGGGACAAAGCGGTCGCGGCCGGCCAGATCCTGACGGTGCCCGCGGCCATCGCCGCCGGCGCGACGACCCCGTTCAGCGTGGCCTTTTTGCCGGAGGACACCCAATATCTGACCTCCTATGAGAAGATCGTCAAAAACTTCACGGTTACCCGGCGCTCCTATGCGCCGAACGGCGATATTTACGTGTCGCCCCGGGGTTCCGGCGCCGGCACGGGCACCGAAAGCGCTCCGCTGGACCTCGATACCGCCATCGAATTTGTCCGGGAAGGCCAAACGATCATTTTGCTTGACGGCCAATACCTCCGCAGTTCGAAACTGGAGATCAAAAAGTATAACGACGGCACGGCCGGGGCCATGAAGTACCTGGTGGCGGCCCCCGGCGCGCGACCGGTGATCGATTTCAATAAAAAGTCCGAGGGCGTGCTGCTCAGCGGCGATTACTGGCACGTGAAAGGGATCGATTTCGCCCGCTCGGCGGCCAATACCAAGGGATTCACCATCGGCGGCAACCACAATATCGTGGAGCTTTGCAATTTCTATCAGCACGGGGATACGGGCTTGCAGATCAGCCGCACCGACCTGACCTTGGAGAACCTGTCCGATTGGCCGTCCCATAACCTGATCTTGAATTGTACCTCGTATGACAACCGCGATCCGTCCGACAACAATGCCGACGGCTTTGCCGCCAAACTCACGGCCGGTGTGGGGAATGTCTTCCGGGGTTGTATTTCGCATCATAACATCGATGACGGCTGGGATCTCTACACCAAAGCCGGCAGCGGCGCCATCGGAACGGTGCTGATCGAAGGGTGCATCGCTTATGCCAATGGCGCGTTGACGGACGGAACGGTGGGCCGGGGCGATAAGAACGGCTTCAAGCTCGGCGGGGAAGGCATCGCGGTACCCCATGTCATCCGGAACAGCCTCGCCTTCGGCAATGGGGCCGTGGGTTTCACCAGCAACAGTAATCCCGCCGTGCAGGCGCTGGATTGCGTTTCGTACGACAATGGCCGGGCCAATCTGGAATTCACATCCTATCCGGGGATCCCGTTGCAGTTTGTGATTCGGAACTTTGTATCCTACCGCAGCGGCGCCGGGGGGAGCGACAGCTATCCGGCCTTCGCCGCGGACCAGAGCAACTACTTCTGGAACGGCAGCGCCTCGGTCAACCAATCCGGCACGGTTTTGAATCCGGCCATTTTCGCCGGACTGACGCCGTCCCTGCCCTACCAGCGCGACGCCGAGGGCAATATTATTTGGGGCGATTTCTTGAAGATCAAGCGCTGA
- the rpsF gene encoding 30S ribosomal protein S6: MRDYETMYILRPDLEEEALEAAVARFEDVVKNGNGEILKVDRWGKRRLAYEIDGKVEGHYILMTFKSGTEVAQELERLLRINDDIVRHLVIKKEE, encoded by the coding sequence ATGCGGGATTATGAGACGATGTATATCCTCAGGCCAGACCTGGAAGAGGAAGCTCTTGAGGCAGCGGTCGCCCGCTTCGAGGATGTTGTCAAGAACGGTAACGGTGAGATTCTCAAAGTTGACCGTTGGGGCAAGCGGCGTCTTGCTTACGAGATTGACGGCAAAGTCGAAGGGCACTATATCCTGATGACCTTCAAGTCCGGCACAGAAGTCGCGCAAGAGCTCGAGCGGCTGTTGCGCATCAACGACGATATCGTTCGCCACTTGGTAATCAAAAAAGAAGAATAA
- a CDS encoding single-stranded DNA-binding protein: MNHIVLIGRLTRDPELRYTPSGTAVTNFDLAVDRPVPNQQGERETDFIRIIAWQKQAELCANYLKKGRLVAVEGRLQIRSYETQDGQKRRVAEVVANQVQFLDKGRDDATAAPGSGSSGSGGHDDLGGVNLDDLPF, from the coding sequence ATGAATCATATTGTCCTGATCGGGAGACTCACGCGAGACCCGGAACTTCGTTATACGCCGAGCGGTACAGCGGTAACCAATTTTGATCTGGCGGTGGATCGCCCGGTTCCCAACCAACAAGGGGAGCGGGAGACGGATTTCATCCGGATCATCGCCTGGCAAAAACAGGCGGAGTTATGTGCCAATTACTTGAAGAAAGGGCGTCTCGTGGCGGTGGAAGGCCGGTTGCAGATTCGCAGTTACGAGACACAAGATGGCCAAAAGAGACGCGTTGCCGAAGTCGTCGCCAACCAAGTCCAGTTTTTGGACAAGGGTCGCGATGACGCTACGGCTGCCCCGGGTTCCGGATCTTCCGGTTCCGGCGGCCATGACGATCTCGGCGGCGTGAATCTCGACGATCTTCCATTTTAG
- the rpsR gene encoding 30S ribosomal protein S18, translating to MPRNDKEGRGGRRPKKKVCAFCVDKVTAIDYKEIPKLRRFITERGKILPRRISGNCAVHQRQLTNAIKRARQIALLPYTSE from the coding sequence ATGCCCAGAAACGACAAAGAGGGTCGCGGCGGTCGCCGCCCCAAGAAGAAGGTATGCGCCTTCTGCGTTGATAAGGTAACCGCGATCGATTATAAGGAAATCCCCAAGTTGCGCAGGTTCATTACCGAGCGGGGCAAGATTTTACCGCGCCGGATCTCGGGCAATTGCGCTGTTCACCAGCGCCAATTGACCAATGCGATCAAACGGGCACGGCAAATTGCTTTGTTGCCATATACCAGTGAATAA
- a CDS encoding MazG-like family protein: MSSSNPDFNIVKNLRTIEWIKAELAAGMGTLFKALIKNNEELIQDSLAGLIVSCYFLGKRLGISFTKLDEIIRQKLQSPPMQEHELEQWYGDVSNLENYLKDRNRY, translated from the coding sequence ATGTCTTCGAGCAACCCGGATTTCAATATTGTCAAGAACCTGCGGACCATCGAATGGATTAAGGCGGAATTGGCCGCCGGCATGGGGACCCTCTTCAAAGCCCTGATCAAGAACAATGAAGAGTTGATCCAGGATTCTTTGGCCGGTTTGATTGTCAGTTGTTACTTCCTGGGCAAACGGCTTGGCATCTCCTTCACCAAGCTGGATGAGATCATTCGTCAGAAGCTGCAGTCGCCGCCGATGCAAGAGCACGAATTGGAACAGTGGTATGGAGACGTCTCCAATTTGGAAAATTACTTGAAAGACCGCAATCGATATTAG
- the rplI gene encoding 50S ribosomal protein L9, with product MKVILKQDVKALGKKGEIKEVSDGYARNFLLPKNLAIEATAGNLKILAEVKENAIQKEIREEAEAKALAERLKGLTITFKAKTGENGRLFGSITAKEVAEQIVKLAKVELDKRKLAIDDAIKTLGDHPVKIHLYKGVTTEVIVKVEPEQ from the coding sequence TTGAAAGTTATTTTGAAGCAAGACGTCAAAGCATTAGGGAAAAAAGGCGAGATTAAAGAGGTTTCCGACGGTTACGCCCGGAATTTTCTGCTGCCCAAGAATCTGGCCATCGAGGCCACTGCGGGGAACCTGAAAATACTGGCGGAAGTGAAAGAAAACGCCATTCAGAAAGAGATCCGGGAGGAAGCAGAGGCCAAAGCCTTGGCCGAGCGGTTAAAAGGCTTGACGATAACCTTCAAGGCGAAGACCGGCGAGAACGGCCGGTTATTCGGTTCCATCACCGCCAAAGAAGTGGCCGAGCAGATCGTGAAGCTCGCCAAGGTGGAACTGGACAAACGAAAACTGGCCATTGACGACGCCATCAAGACCCTAGGCGATCATCCGGTGAAGATTCATCTCTATAAGGGAGTCACGACCGAAGTGATTGTCAAGGTCGAGCCCGAGCAATAA
- the lonC gene encoding Lon family ATP-dependent protease, with amino-acid sequence MRNIVKQFTDIFQKTAPPPPAIPLHDRLLDDDQLERQIAAVFALLSNLYGSDRLVLKAGKLEALKLMRSEILEERVLALQRIVFEDPTIDPPPARKNLPEILNEIEEEIADLIARKTVEEKIEKKIADRMQQRHEEYLKEIKIQILQESSGPDNPHTLKKLADLEKMDQVNLSKSVLEALKPTKLDEVVGQNRAIASLLAKIASPFPQHVILYGPPGVGKTTVARLVLEEAKKLSFTPFKTEAPFVEVDGTTLRWDPREVTNPLLGSVHDPIYQGAKRDLAEGGVPEPKLGLVTDAHGGVLFIDEIGEMDEMLQNKLLKVLEDKRVFFDSAYYDPNDPNVPKYIKKLFTEGAPADFILIAATTRDPSEISPAMRSRCAEVYFEPLEQPEIQEIVTNAAARIRVPLEPQVAEMISEYTMEGRKAAGILADACGLALYKNRDGNPRLEDIRISESELLEVFQVSRLSPFLTVRASGQREIGKIFGLGVSGFVGSVLEIEAVCFPSPEKGKGRLRFNETAGSMTKDSVFNAASVVRLLTGKDLSDYDAHVNVVGGGRIDGPSAGVAITLALISCLTNRPIPQNVAVTGEVSIQGKIKAVGGVAEKIYGARQAGMKRVFVPKENEKDIPQELKNVQVIPVETVADIMERVLLEAEPAAESPIDSALN; translated from the coding sequence ATGCGAAATATTGTCAAACAATTTACCGATATCTTTCAAAAAACGGCGCCGCCGCCACCGGCCATTCCGCTCCACGACCGGCTGCTCGACGACGATCAGCTGGAACGGCAGATCGCGGCGGTTTTTGCGCTGCTGTCCAATCTCTACGGTTCCGACCGGCTGGTTCTCAAGGCGGGGAAGCTGGAAGCGCTGAAACTGATGCGTTCCGAGATCCTGGAGGAGCGGGTTCTGGCCCTGCAGCGGATCGTCTTTGAGGATCCGACCATCGATCCCCCGCCGGCCCGGAAGAATCTCCCCGAGATCTTGAATGAGATCGAAGAGGAGATTGCCGATCTGATCGCCCGCAAGACAGTGGAGGAGAAGATCGAAAAGAAGATCGCCGACCGGATGCAACAACGGCACGAGGAATATCTCAAGGAGATCAAGATTCAGATCCTGCAGGAGAGTTCCGGCCCTGATAATCCGCACACCCTGAAAAAATTGGCCGATCTGGAGAAGATGGATCAGGTCAATCTCTCCAAATCGGTGCTGGAAGCGCTGAAACCGACCAAACTGGATGAGGTGGTCGGCCAAAACCGGGCCATCGCGTCTTTACTGGCCAAGATCGCCTCGCCCTTTCCACAGCACGTGATCCTGTACGGACCGCCCGGAGTCGGCAAGACGACCGTGGCCCGGTTGGTGCTGGAAGAGGCCAAGAAGCTGTCGTTCACGCCGTTCAAAACGGAAGCCCCCTTCGTGGAGGTCGACGGGACCACCTTGCGCTGGGATCCCCGGGAAGTCACCAACCCGCTGCTGGGATCGGTGCACGACCCGATCTATCAAGGCGCCAAGCGGGATCTGGCCGAGGGCGGAGTTCCCGAGCCCAAGCTGGGTCTGGTCACCGACGCTCACGGCGGGGTGCTGTTCATCGATGAGATCGGCGAGATGGATGAGATGCTCCAGAACAAACTGTTGAAGGTGCTCGAGGATAAGCGGGTCTTCTTTGATTCGGCCTATTACGACCCCAATGACCCGAATGTCCCGAAATATATTAAAAAGCTGTTCACCGAGGGCGCGCCGGCCGATTTCATTCTGATCGCCGCCACGACCCGCGATCCGTCGGAGATCAGTCCGGCGATGCGTTCCCGTTGCGCCGAGGTATATTTCGAACCCCTGGAGCAACCGGAGATTCAGGAGATTGTCACCAACGCCGCCGCCCGGATCCGGGTGCCGCTCGAACCGCAAGTGGCCGAGATGATCAGCGAATACACCATGGAAGGCCGGAAGGCCGCCGGGATTCTGGCCGACGCCTGCGGTTTGGCCTTATATAAAAACCGCGACGGCAATCCGCGGCTGGAGGATATCCGGATCAGCGAGTCCGAATTGTTGGAGGTCTTTCAGGTGAGCCGGCTGTCGCCTTTCCTGACGGTCCGGGCTTCCGGGCAAAGGGAGATCGGCAAAATCTTCGGCCTGGGCGTCAGCGGCTTTGTCGGATCGGTGCTGGAGATCGAGGCGGTCTGTTTTCCCAGCCCCGAAAAGGGGAAAGGCCGGTTGCGTTTCAACGAGACCGCCGGAAGCATGACCAAGGACTCGGTCTTCAATGCCGCCTCGGTCGTCCGGCTGTTGACCGGGAAGGATCTTTCCGACTATGACGCCCACGTCAACGTGGTCGGCGGCGGCCGGATCGACGGTCCGTCCGCCGGCGTGGCGATCACCCTGGCGTTGATCAGTTGCCTGACCAACCGCCCGATCCCGCAGAATGTGGCGGTGACCGGCGAGGTATCCATTCAAGGCAAGATCAAGGCCGTGGGCGGGGTGGCCGAGAAGATTTACGGCGCCCGGCAAGCCGGGATGAAACGGGTCTTTGTGCCGAAGGAGAACGAGAAGGATATCCCGCAGGAGCTCAAGAACGTTCAAGTAATTCCGGTGGAGACCGTGGCCGACATCATGGAGCGGGTGCTGCTGGAGGCGGAACCGGCTGCGGAATCCCCCATCGACAGCGCTTTGAACTAA
- a CDS encoding YgaP family membrane protein, whose product MSELIQAQNVGPLDRISRSLLGLVLIGARYFFRIGGVPGDLLVLVGAVSIWEGLLGYCLLYGIFKASTKRR is encoded by the coding sequence ATGTCGGAGTTGATTCAGGCGCAGAATGTCGGTCCTTTGGATCGGATCAGCCGAAGCTTATTGGGATTGGTACTGATTGGCGCGCGTTACTTTTTCCGAATCGGCGGGGTACCCGGGGATCTGTTGGTGTTAGTGGGCGCCGTTTCAATTTGGGAAGGGTTGTTGGGCTACTGCCTGCTGTACGGCATCTTCAAGGCATCCACCAAACGGCGTTGA
- a CDS encoding GNAT family N-acetyltransferase: MNVEPLIRPAVPADLDALIELLNLLFTLEADFTPDIAKQRRGLQLMLARPEERCVMVAEHDGAVLGMCTAQLRVSTAEGGMVALIEDMVLREEWRGRGIGRTLLGAVESWALTHGAKRLELLADRENHPALAFYDRLRWRRTQLICLHKK, from the coding sequence ATGAATGTCGAGCCGTTGATCCGCCCTGCCGTCCCCGCCGACCTCGATGCCCTGATCGAGCTGCTCAATCTGCTATTCACTTTGGAAGCTGATTTTACGCCCGACATCGCCAAACAACGCCGGGGCCTCCAGTTGATGCTGGCCAGGCCCGAAGAACGCTGCGTCATGGTGGCCGAGCATGATGGCGCAGTTTTGGGCATGTGTACCGCTCAGCTCCGGGTATCCACGGCCGAAGGCGGCATGGTGGCGCTCATTGAGGATATGGTGCTCCGCGAGGAATGGCGCGGCCGGGGTATCGGCCGGACCCTGCTCGGGGCGGTCGAAAGCTGGGCTCTGACCCATGGCGCCAAGCGCTTGGAACTGCTCGCCGACCGTGAGAATCATCCCGCCCTCGCCTTTTACGACCGGTTACGCTGGCGGCGCACTCAGCTCATCTGCCTCCATAAAAAGTAA
- a CDS encoding DMT family transporter: MRLRWSRSDLLMLTTTSIWGWSFIIVKWSVSSIDPYCFIFSRFGLALMLLAALFHRKIKDNWRRCLRPGVFLGALLALAFITQTLGLKYTTASASGFITGLNVILVAVFAAAINRRIPHPLVSAGIAVATAGLLLITFKGALVFEKGDLLTLACAVLFAIHVVYTDRLARGLDASILTIVQFVTVLGIAGVAYLLLGDHSLPLLKLTPLQWLATGYSGLLATGLAFLFQTKAQQEIPAFRTAILLATEPLFAGAFAMGLGFDPFDWKVVLGGLCIFLGMICASWDSKPQPSARMTETITAPEEFSE; encoded by the coding sequence ATGCGTCTGCGCTGGTCCCGTTCGGATCTATTGATGTTAACCACCACCTCCATCTGGGGGTGGAGTTTTATTATTGTGAAATGGTCGGTCTCCTCCATCGACCCTTATTGCTTCATTTTCAGCCGCTTCGGTCTGGCTTTGATGCTGCTGGCGGCGCTCTTTCACCGCAAGATCAAGGACAACTGGCGCCGCTGTTTGAGGCCTGGCGTCTTTCTGGGCGCTCTTCTGGCATTGGCCTTCATCACCCAGACGTTGGGCCTGAAGTATACCACCGCTTCGGCTTCCGGTTTCATCACCGGGCTCAATGTCATTTTGGTGGCCGTCTTCGCCGCCGCAATCAACCGGCGGATACCGCACCCGCTGGTTTCCGCCGGAATCGCCGTCGCCACCGCCGGTTTGTTGCTGATCACCTTCAAAGGAGCGCTGGTTTTCGAAAAAGGGGATCTGCTGACCCTGGCCTGCGCGGTGCTCTTTGCGATTCATGTGGTCTATACCGACCGTCTGGCCCGGGGCCTCGATGCCAGTATTCTGACGATCGTCCAGTTCGTGACGGTCCTCGGCATCGCCGGCGTCGCCTACCTCCTGCTGGGCGACCATTCCCTGCCGCTTCTAAAGCTGACTCCCTTGCAATGGCTGGCGACGGGCTACAGCGGACTGCTTGCGACCGGCCTGGCCTTTCTGTTTCAAACCAAGGCGCAGCAAGAAATCCCGGCTTTCCGCACCGCCATCTTGTTAGCCACTGAACCGCTCTTCGCCGGAGCCTTTGCGATGGGACTGGGCTTTGACCCCTTCGACTGGAAAGTAGTCCTGGGCGGCCTCTGCATCTTCCTGGGGATGATCTGCGCCAGTTGGGACAGCAAACCTCAACCTTCGGCCAGGATGACCGAAACCATCACTGCACCGGAGGAGTTTTCCGAATGA